In the Oryza glaberrima chromosome 6, OglaRS2, whole genome shotgun sequence genome, one interval contains:
- the LOC127775550 gene encoding uncharacterized protein LOC127775550: MSSTNKIDTHNRNGSSKEKKSNPSSSSEYQLKNHLLLLATLVATVTYATGLNLPGGFWQDTQEDHLAGDPILPGNHKEQYIMFYYCNATAFAASLVVCLLLLVLDKGNSGCAAALRVVMLFDLLGLMGAYAAGSCRDEFTTIYSSVIMSMVFAYIVPSLFTYAVSKLHNKDKNHGKQNKDSGEPKDTEKQTWYPDEHKREELHEVLMLLATFAVTITYVAGLNPPGGFWGSTQDGHRVSNPVLQDINSRRYKAFFVCNTTAFVASLLIIMLLLDKRVNTEQMSLQFGELYGSIVVVLFGLVGAYAAGSCREPDDTVYVICLIAAILAYIFLQVAVTQFLKKRIRNDGHTERSISSVKSLIHNEQDLDGSRNTKRNVAMEKARSLVMLLATLAASITYQAGLDPPGGLWPDDQDGHKGGDPILLTTHPARYKVFFYSNSVAFVTSLVAIIMVQSNHVLKNHTLEAAMLLDLFALITAYAAGSCRDVSTSIYVVALAGGVLVYVVIHIIFFTLDNMDNEHHDPDEEDKKREVLLLLAILVATLTYQAGLTPPGGFWSEDDNLGHHHRAGYPILLDNYPPQYEAFFYCNATSFMASIALIMLLVNPNLYRPGIKCYALYVCMVAGMFGLMGAYAAGSSRRLRTSIYVLTLVGAVFALVALQVAMFWNKRTSKTGGDKTNSSAQEGGSTDTEASQPAPLIKGMGSTSQATQITDITDAALRNTDKGEGSSEQGGSRINSVTSEPGAHGTGNGASLQEANSEEDKSGSTEKDMREYLMLLGVLAASVTYQAGLKPPGGLWQENSNGHLAGHYILHDINKRRYYAFFYSNSISFMASIVVIALLLPRMLNNLEIPVWPMHTAILLDMLGLLCAYAAGSTMEWETSRNIIALVIPVLVYMAACTALSFFHKEDQKQISASTCQASTNS, encoded by the exons ATGTCTTCCACCAACAAAATAGACACCCACAACCGAAACGGATCGAGCAAAGAGAAGAAATCCAACCCATCTTCAAGTTCAGAGTACCAGCTGAAGAACCACCTTCTGCTGCTGGCCACTCTGGTCGCAACGGTAACATATGCCACGGGGCTCAACCTGCCAGGGGGGTTCTGGCAGGACACACAAGAAGACCATCTCGCGGGCGACCCAATCCTACCAGGCAACCACAAAGAACAATACATCATGTTCTACTACTGCAACGCCACTGCTTTCGCCGCGTCACTCGTggtctgcctcctcctcctcgtcctggaTAAGGGGAACTCAGGCTGCGCAGCTGCCCTGCGAGTAGTCATGCTGTTTGACTTGCTTGGTCTAATGGGGGCCTATGCTGCCGGAAGCTGCAGAGATGAATTCACTACCATCTACTCCTCGGTGATCATGTCTATGGTATTTGCCTATATTGTGCCTTCTTTGTTTACCTATGCAGTGTCCAAGTtgcacaacaaagacaaaaatcATGGGAAGCAAAACAAGGATTCGGGTGAACCAAAGGATACTGAGAAGCAAACCTGGTATCCTGATGAACACAAGCGCGAAGAACTGCATGAGGTCTTGATGCTGCTAGCAACATTTGCAGTTACCATCACCTACGTGGCCGGGCTGAACCCACCAGGTGGCTTCTGGGGCAGCACCCAGGACGGCCACCGGGTGAGCAACCCAGTTCTGCAGGACATCAACTCCAGACGCTATAAAGCGTTCTTCGTCTGCAACACCACAGCGTTTGTTGCATCCCTGCTCATCATCATGTTGCTTCTGGACAAGAGGGTCAACACGGAGCAAATGTCATTGCAGTTTGGTGAACTGTATGGGTCTATTGTTGTGGTTCTCTTCGGCCTCGTTGGAGCCTATGCTGCTGGGAGCTGCAGGGAGCCCGATGACACTGTATACGTCATCTGTTTGATTGCTGCAATTCTTGCATACATCTTCCTCCAGGTGGCTGTTACACAATTCTTGAAAAAGAGGATCAGGAATGATGGGCATACTGAACGAAGTATATCATCTGTAAAGTCACTGATCCATAATGAACAAGACCTTGATGGTAGCAG GAACACAAAACGCAATGTTGCAATGGAAAAGGCTCGATCCCTTGTCATGCTACTTGCTACTCTTGCTGCAAGCATCACATACCAAGCAGGGCTAGATCCACCGGGTGGTCTCTGGCCAGATGACCAGGATGGGCATAAGGGCGGCGACCCAATACTCCTCACAACACACCCAGCACGGTACAAGGTTTTCTTCTACAGCAATTCAGTGGCTTTTGTGACATCCTTAGTGGCCATAATAATGGTCCAAAGTAACCATGTACTGAAGAACCACACTCTAGAGGCAGCTATGCTGCTGGATCTGTTCGCCCTCATAACTGCATATGCTGCAGGGAGTTGCAGGGACGTGAGCACATCCATCTATGTTGTTGCTCTGGCAGGTGGTGTCCTCGTCTATGTGGTGATTCACATAATCTTCTTCACACTAGACAACATGGACAATGAACATCATGATCCTGATGAGGAGGACAAGAAGCGTGAAGTTTTGCTGCTCCTCGCAATCTTGGTTGCCACGCTCACTTATCAAGCTGGGCTGACACCCCCAGGTGGCTTCTGGTCAGAGGATGATAATCTTGGGCACCACCACCGAGCAGGCTATCCAATCCTGCTCGATAACTATCCACCGCAGTACGAGGCATTCTTCTACTGCAACGCGACGAGCTTCATGGCATCTATAGCTCTCATTATGCTCCTTGTGAACCCAAACCTATACAGGCCAGGCATAAAGTGCTATGCACTTTATGTGTGCATGGTGGCTGGAATGTTCGGCCTCATGGGTGCCTATGCTGCTGGAAGCTCTCGGCGTCTGCGCACCTCCATCTATGTATTGACATTGGTTGGTGCAGTGTTTGCCTTGGTAGCCTTGCAGGTAGCCATGTTTTGGAACAAGAGGACCTCTAAAACAGGAGGCGACAAGACGAACTCCTCTGCGCAAGAAGGTGGTAGCACAGACACTGAAGCCTCACAGCCAGCACCCCTGATAAAAGGGATGGGATCCACTTCACAAGCAACTCAGATCACAGATATTACAGATGCTGCACTGAGAAACACTGACAAAGGAGAGGGGTCCTCTGAACAAGGAGGCAGCAGAATAAATTCTGTCACTTCTGAACCAGGAGCCCATGGCACAGGAAACGGAGCCTCTCTACAAGAAGCCAACAGTGAAGAAGATAAATCTGGATCAACCGAGAAGGACATGCGGGAGTACTTGATGCTGCTAGGGGTCCTGGCTGCAAGTGTTACATATCAAGCTGGCCTAAAACCACCAGGTGGCTTGTGGCAGGAAAATAGCAATGGGCACCTTGCTGGCCACTACATCCTCCACGACATCAACAAGCGCCGGTACTATGCATTCTTCTATAGCAATTCAATTTCCTTCATGGCTTCTATTGTCGTCATCGCCTTGCTGCTTCCAAGGATGCTGAACAACCTAGAAATACCGGTCTGGCCAATGCATACGGCCATTTTGCTGGATATGCTCGGTCTCCTGTGTGCTTACGCTGCAGGCAGCACCATGGAGTGGGAGACATCTAGAAATATCATTGCTTTGGTTATCCCTGTGCTGGTGTACATGGCAGCCTGTACAGCGCTATCATTTTTCCATAAGGAAGATCAAAAACAAATATCTGCATCGACCTGCCAGGCATCCACCAACTCATAG
- the LOC127776703 gene encoding uncharacterized protein LOC127776703, with translation MASPDTGTTPPATADQQPPKPPSWEYQLREYLLLLSSVVAIATYSAGLAPPGGVRQKDAGGGQYKAGDPTLQDIAAAGGGGAAHARYLAFYYCNATAFAASLVVNLLLLVLEEASTVGLAMLRTVMVLDVLALMAAYAAGSCRDLPSTVYVSTLVVALSAYLAIRIIYQTGRNPLSTTTTSPAGAGDDDVDNQLRKVLMLLATFATEITYTAGLGPPGGFQDDGGPTLRTAGGGQSARLAAFFYCNTAAFVASLSIVVPLLSSRLQRMHLELYPPILAALLGLMGAYTAGSSRDLRTIAYVVALVAAVLAYILLAMAIALKKKKKKHDVDLPGGIEDSETARPPRNEKDGQLEGEKGSKNNEPMKDNDFVLLLATLAASITYQAGLDPPGGVWSEDDKLYGRNAGDPILLSTHAKRYKAFFYCNSTAFAASLVVILMVQSKIVKGKALVIATMILDLFGLIGAYAAGSCRDVSTSIYVIALAGAVLVYVVIHVVFWPDNCYVSNQKDKEVEKRRERLLLLAILVATIAYQAGLTPPGGFWNKDDGESGHRAGVPVLLDNYPRRYHAFFYCNATAFMASVALIILLVNPKLYKLGIRCYTLYVCMMVGMFGLMGAYAAGSARKVRTSIYVFVLVGVVIAFLLVQLVYFNIQAVWKQLLVFLNVKKEPTSNSDSANTTNGSSSDSEQNIASNTEEESKKKEYLMTLAILAASVTYQAGLNPPGSVWQEGGNVGNPVMRDNNYPRYNAFFYCNSTSFMASIIVIILLLQQYQKKYGGFLLYAMNMVIVVDLLGLLGAYAAGSCRDWETSGYVIALAVVVLACIMIHFMLLYHNGRSKGRVGGVQEINTLPVNHS, from the exons ATGGCGTCGCCGGACACAGGAacaacgccgccggcgacggctgaTCAGCAGCCGCCCAAGCCGCCATCATGGGAGTACCAGCTGAGGGAGTACCTCCTGCTGCTGAGCTCGGTGGTGGCCATCGCGACGTACTCCGCCGGCCTGGCGCCGCCGGGCGGGGTGCGGCAgaaggacgccggcggcgggcagtaCAAGGCCGGCGACCCGACGCTCCaggacatcgccgccgccggcggcggcggcgcggcgcacgcgcggTACCTCGCGTTCTACTACTGCAACGCGACCGCCTTCGCGGCGTCGCTGGTGGTGAACCTCCTGCTCCTCGTCCTCGAGGAGGCGAGCACCGTCGGGCTCGCCATGCTCCGCACGGTCATGGTGCTCGACGTCCTCGCGCTCATGGCGGCCTACGCCGCCGGCAGCTGCCGGGACCTGCCCAGCACCGTCTACGTCTCCACCCTCGTGGTCGCCCTCTCGGCCTACCTCGCCATCAGGATCATCTACCAAACCGGACGAAATCCATTATCGACGACCACCACCTCgcctgccggcgccggcgacgacgacgtcgacaaCCAGCTGCGCAAGGTGCTGATGCTGCTGGCGACGTTCGCGACGGAGATCACGTACACGGCGGGGCTGGGCCCGCCGGGCGGGTTCCAGGACGACGGGGGCCCGACGCTGCGGACGGCCGGCGGGGGGCAGTCGGCGCGGCTTGCGGCCTTCTTCTACTGCAACACGGCGGCGTTCGTGGCGTCGCTGTCCATCGTCGTGCCGCTGCTGAGCAGCAGGCTGCAGAGGATGCACCTCGAGCTGTACCCGCCCAtcctcgccgcgctgctcggcCTCATGGGCGCGTACACCGCCGGGAGCTCCAGGGATCTAAGGACGATCGCCTACGTCGTCGCCCTGGTCGCCGCGGTCCTTGCGTATATCCTCCTCGCCATGGCGATTgctctgaagaagaagaagaagaagcacgACGTCGACCTCCCCGGTGGGATAGAAGATTCAGAGACAGCTAGGCCTCCTAG gaatgaaaaagatgGGCAATTAGAAGGTGAAAAAGGCAGCAAAAATAATGAACCAATGAAGGATAACGATTTTGTACTACTGCTTGCCACTCTCGCGGCCAGCATCACATACCAAGCTGGGTTGGACCCTCCAGGAGGCGTCTGGTCAGAGGATGACAAGCTCTACGGGCGTAACGCTGGTGACCCAATACTCTTATCCACGCATGCTAAACGCTACAAGGCATTCTTCTACTGCAATTCAACTGCATTTGCAGCATCCTTGGTTGTCATCCTAATGGTCCAGAGTAAGATTGTAAAGGGCAAAGCACTAGTGATAGCAACGATGATACTGGACCTGTTTGGCCTCATTGGAGCATACGCCGCAGGGAGTTGCCGAGATGTGAGCACATCCATCTACGTCATTGCCCTGGCTGGAGCTGTCTTGGTCTATGTGGTGATCCATGTCGTGTTCTGGCCTGACAATTGCTATGTGAGCAATCAGAAGGACAAAGAGGTAGAGAAGCGGAGGGAGCGGCTTCTCCTTCTCGCGATCCTAGTGGCCACAATTGCCTACCAGGCTGGGCTAACCCCACCAGGTGGCTTTTGGAACAAAGACGATGGCGAATCCGGCCACCGTGCTGGTGTCCCTGTCCTCCTCGACAACTACCCAAGAAGGTATCATGCATTCTTCTACTGCAATGCAACAGCCTTCATGGCGTCCGTTGCACTCATCATTTTGCTCGTCAACCCTAAGTTGTACAAGCTAGGGATAAGGTGCTACACACTATACGTGTGCATGATGGTTGGCATGTTTGGACTCATGGGGGCCTATGCTGCTGGTAGTGCCCGGAAAGTGCGGACATCTATCTACGTCTTTGTATTAGTCGGTGTGGTGATTGCCTTCCTTCTCGTGCAACTCGTATATTTCAACATTCAGGCAGTATGGAAGCAGCTCCTTGTGTTCCTCAACGTCAAGAAGGAGCCTACCTCTAATTCAGATTCAGCAAACACAACAAATGGGTCATCATCTGATTCAGAACAGAACATTGCTTCCAACACTGAAGAGGAGTCCAAAAAGAAAGAGTATCTGATGACACTTGCCATCCTGGCTGCGAGCGTCACATACCAGGCCGGCCTAAACCCGCCGGGTAGCGTCTGGCAGGAGGGAGGGAATGTGGGTAACCCCGTGATGCGTGACAACAACTACCCCCGGTACAACGCGTTCTTCTACTGTAACTCCACATCCTTCATGGCATCCATTATTGTCATCATCCTACTGCTACAGCAGTATCAAAAGAAGTATGGTGGTTTCCTGCTCTATGCCATGAATATGGTCATCGTGGTCGATCTGCTCGGCCTCCTTGGGGCTTACGCAGCCGGCAGCTGTAGAGATTGGGAGACGTCTGGGTATGTGATCGCTCTAGCTGTTGTTGTGCTTGCCTGCATCATGATCCACTTCATGTTGTTGTACCATAATGGAAGGTCCAAAGGAAGGGTGGGAGGAGTCCAAGAGATTAACACACTTCCGGTCAACCATAGTTAA